Below is a window of Plasmodium chabaudi chabaudi strain AS genome assembly, chromosome: 10 DNA.
aaaatgataaaaagtCTGAAACATTTGATGTTCCTCCATATTGTGAATTAGCTCCCTTAATTGTTTTAACAAAGAATTGCCAACTATCtacatttgaaaatatattaacacagattgtaaataaatactCTAAGACAAGCAAAAGTAAAGACAAATTAAAATcccaaaaaaatgaaaaaacagaaaaaaagtaaacTAAAATGAagagaagaaaaaaaccaAGTTAGCATATGTCTTctactttttatattaccattttttattttgttaataaaaaaaataaaaatttacaaattaaATCAAGTTTTATGTTTGTATTACAAAtagttaaataataatattgctccgaaatggaaatataaatttaaaaacacttttcaaaaaaaataaaaccatTACTGATTATATGGTTACatgtaattaaaataaaaatacataatatatatcatattcatatttgaCAAATTATTCGaattaaaatgataatattttttttttccgaattttttatcaattttttactCAAAAATGGGTTATATAGATATGCCcacatatttatgcatacctttgtatatatttttttcttttaatatacacaaaaaaaaaacaatagacataaaatttaactaatttatgttaaaaacattgaatatgtatacaataattataagtATATGTGCTGTTACagaataattcattttctatTCTTCGTCTTCCATCCTTTCCTTGTGTAGcgaatttaaatattctgCGTTTTCCTTTGTATGCACAGCTTTAGCTATTCCAACCTATTCATTAAGGAGGGGAATAAAAATGTCAATAATCGATTACACTATGAACATTGATGCATGAACGAATATAtagtgtatataaaaaacggAATTACATGACTTGTtcagaatttttttttcttacaTATGAATCATTATTGCCCTTTCCTCGTCTGTAGACAGTATAATAATGTTTCATGAATGCTGCATTTCCTAAAATGTATGCATGTCCATATTCTGGAGAAACTTCAATTTCCATAAATGCGGGTTTACACATATTGCGTTTTCGAATCAAATATTGGGATGGTGTCAATGTAAAGGGCATGTTATTCTGCGAGTAATAAATAGGTACACacacatgtatatatgcacatatttattaaaggttaataaaacaaacacGGATCATTCACATAAGCAATTATTCTTTCTTATTTAATTACGATAACATAGGTTAAGTTGGGGTAACTATCTATAACTTCGTCAATATTATCATCGTTACATTCctgacaaaaaaattatttaaaaaaatggaaatttaCGCAAGTTATTTtcgtaaaaatatagctaGCTGTTTAGCCATATTCTTACAATCTCATTTATTTTGGCTAGTCAGCTAGctattttccaatttttttttcgtacCTTGGGAGGGACaactttaaaaaagtatttgATTTCCGACTTAGGGACACTATTAAATGAAGTTCCAGAGTcgaatattaaataattttcatcgGAATTCAAGGGCTTGAAATGTTTTTCTCTTTTCCAACGTTTAGTATGATGATTCTTTCGTagccatatttttttatgattaaAATGATGTttgtgaaaatattttcgcatggaatatttttttttgtgtttattttcatctttcatttttaaatcataaACAATTGAACCACTATCACAACAAAATTTTTGATgatctatatataatccatcaaattttatttcccaATAATATTCTCTTACAACTggaaacatatatatatctccttcaaaaaattttttttcaactcctccaaaaattaaagctgaatatttattatccattccaatatatattgaaaattcattatgtggaaaattataactagacattaaattttcatatattggATTTCCACCAGTAGAAAGCATTGCAGGAAATGCTAATCCTACAATACCTTCAAAATTAATTCGTTCGAAAACATTTGATTTATCATCAGTTCCTTTTTCACGTTTTACTAATCCAAAGGATtgattttcaattttaaatgGACCAATTTTGAATGTCTCGATCCCAATTGTTCCCTGAATTATTCCGGTTCCAAACTGCATTcacataaaaatgaatatagtTATGTATGCAAGATAAATAGCTACAAATTTGAATGtgcacacatatatatatatgtatgtatattacCATAATATCTAAATTGGTTCGTGGGGTGTAATATTTAAAGGTATCGGATAATTTGTGGTTATAACGATGTACTTTTAGGCATGTTTTGTCTTTGCATTTAGTGCTAACAATCCATATATTCCTGCGATAAACAAAAAGTGAAACAGTAAGCATACccaattaaaattttaaactAAACGGTgccaatatataataatgcacCTATACACTTTTGCATTTGAATAGGTTGAACAATCTTTTTAACTTACGTGCTCCCAGTATCGAAAATTGGTCTGATTGTTTGGGGAGGGTTTCCTATTTGTATAAAACCAACATATTGgctcttaaaaaaataaaaacaaaaataaaaataataaacatattttatgagtGCATTACAATGTTATAAATTGAAATAAATCGGAGCAtaaatgtgcatatttgtgggaatatatattcaatttATAAGCtgaatgaaaaaagaaCTTACATCTTTCAACTGTTGTAGAGGTAAAATGACTTTGCTATCTGTTGAGTCTTCCTTTTCCGAATTAAatgtattttcataatttgaTTCTAAATTGGTAGTATTTTCTTCCTCCATATTTTCTTCCtccatattttcttcatattcTTCATCCGTAACATCATTATCCATATCTGGCATTTCATTATGattttcaataaaattatacattttttttttttttttacttaatTCGTTTTGAGAATAATCGTTATCATACTCTGTGCGTTcgtcattttcatttattttatcttctACTGGAAAATCGTTTAAATCGTCGTCTTTTGACCTGTcttgttcataaaaatatttccttCTACTTGGTACCGCTACTAAGGGGAGAATGtcctataaaaaaaaagtgcaTCGATAAGCATAACATaagtacatatatatagatagaTACTGTTTGGGTCGTCATAAAATTTCTAGCTTAGTGAAGatagtaaaatatttttggtTGGCATATTTACTTACCTGTGGTTCCGCATTTTCATGAATGCAGACAGAACAATTTACACAAGAGTTACATGGctgtatattttgtttattatattcttgatcgttttttaaagaaggtaaattatttgattttttattcaaatgTGCATAATCACTtgtaacaaaattaaaaatataaataaaaaataatactgtTATTGTTGGGTGTGTTAAAAGTGCcaagaaataattttttcttaattttttaaaatttaaaaaaaacatttttatttaatatatgtgaaaaatcattaaaaaaaatagactATCAAAATAGAagaaattaacaaaataaataaacaatccCAACGGTACCTAACATGTAGACGAACAAATTCATACCATTCCtctcataaaaaaatatcgcTACATGGATATTCGTAAAATGGCATTTTCACATAAACACTACAAAAGTTgacaaaacaaatgaataaaaaatttgctGACTTTAGTAAAACCACCCAATACAAAACATTCAAACTACAATCAtatgtgaaaataaaacgaattatattttttcatttttcatctatttttttatgttggTACCTGATAAAGagaatgtaaatatatgtaaatataaatatatgaattaatatttttttatttttatgcatacattttttttttccaacaactatttattatatttatatatagtatagTTTTGTTgtcattaatttttttatttttttgtttttgtcCAAAATTGGGTCCGTGTAGTATATACCCCTTTTTCATAAAACAGAAAAAACAATGAACGACAAAGAGTTTTAATTTGCAAAGTTGTGCCTCACCttttgaataaatatgtataaacaaatatttccTATACTATTTATACCAATTAACATATgcattcctttttttatataataatttttttatgacaaAAATAGAATTCTATGACATGTGCATGCCGATGCACGCTCTGCCCCCCTTAAGTAACAACTCGCTAATcacaataaaacaaaaaaattgtgaaatttaaaaatgtataaacatctaaattgataaattatattagtTGAATTTCGATCAACAAATtgttaattatatgaaaagtttaaaaaaaatatatgacaGTAGCAACGGTAGTAACCATATGACAACAATAATagagatataaaaataaagaaaatcaGATTTAGCGATcgtacataaaaaaaaaaaaatttaaggCAACGGAGATAAGTTGTTACCCTTATGTTATACCTCCATAATAGAAAGTATAAACTTTAAACACATGCAAACTATcgaatatgcatatatacaaacCGATATTTAATTcctgtacatatataagtttataaatatacactAATTTATATCTAATTAAAAGTCAATTAATTttccaaataaaatatgttgcAATATTTGTCGCTTCTGAATTATTTCAGCTTGATACATTTTAAGTAAACCCgagcatattttttccctAAGTTAAAAAGAGGACAGATTATAAAATGtagattaaaaaatgggaGGGAGAAAAATAGTGACATATCTATTTCCCATTGCATTATGACTGATTCAAATATTCTAAATGCTTACCATGTCTTTACTCCTGATATGTCATACAACATTTGAGATGATTCATGGAAAGGGGCATGCTTCAACTGAAAAGCAAAAAGAGAAACATGCACAGCATGGAGTATTTAagatatgtacatataaattcctttttaataaaattttttgatattgcAACTTATTTAAGTACcattagtatatattttagcGCGTCAAAGTACAAATATTTTGGTGCCCATAGTTCAACCAGTTCTTTTTTCTCGACCTATCAccaattttaaaacaaaaatgtaaaacCATGTTGTATTAAAGGAAATTTTCTTACATCATTATGCTCTAAAATGCACGCatgcatatgtatactGAATTAGtcatgaaaaataaattcttTAGAAAGCTTACGTCATTTGTttgtatttctttattatatgaaagtTGAGCAGcaccaaataaaaaaacaaggaATTGAAAATCATCTAACCCCCATGCCCCTCTACTTCCAGCTGGTTCAACTGTATATATTACTTGAATTCTTCGTACACATTCTAAGTACCTAAAAAGTAGGTATTAAAAAGGTATGCAATATATGCAccgatatatatatattgtaatgCACTACGacatttttctcttttcaAATTACTGTCGATATAAGACAAGGACTAAGTGTTTATGATCGGGggtagaaaaaaaagtcaatttgtttaaacaaaaaagaaaaagtaaaaaatttaattcatGTCCAGTTCCATAATCaatcctttttttatttccaatcgaattttttaaataaaatgataattgATATGTATGTTCAGAAATATTTGAAATTCCTGACtcatttaaaatgtttgGTAATTGATGGTCAACttctttataatattcGTCACAAAAAATTGGGAAAGCTTTATTTCCAAATCGAGTAGGATGTTTTATGGGTGGACATTTATCTATGCATCCATTCATACTTTTAATTAgttgtaatatattatatacattttttgataaaaataatatattatctgTATTCGTATtgtttgaattattttctgtttttaaaataaatttatctaAAGGTTTCATCTCAACACCAATAACCGATTTGTTTAAATCAGATATGAAATTAACTATGTCTTGATATGTTTGGCtgttcataaatttttgtACCCCTTCATCATTTGTTATTTTGAAACTCAAATTAGGATCCtccattttctttattttatttaaatcgaTAAATGTGTATACGTAACATAAATTTAACTATCAATCACAAAAAATTTGAGATATAATAGTTAAGTATGACCGTCTTTTgttgcatatttatatatccaCAGTCCTTTAActaactatttttttatcacgTTTTCGTATTTTTCTACCTTTATAGAAAACTAAAATTGTATACACATTTAggtttaattattttgaattattttagGATGTActtatttttctcttttataTTGCACTAGCTTATATAGTGTAGATAAATATTAccataaacaaattatgatcgaaaaatatacaaaaaaaaatgttactttatattttggaGAATAAAGAAAAGGATGGTTATTGGGGGATGCCAAAATGGATATAGGCTAGTATGTATGGAactacaattttattaaaatgaaaaaaaaaatatatttaaaaaaaaggatgTATACCATCATATATAAGCTgaagttttttttcaatgtatttaaacttatatacaaattatttacGATCATTtagtttcatttttttacttaaatgaatattcatACATGAAATcatgtacatataatagTAGCAAATGTAGTTTGTGCATTATTGTATAAATCGactgatatttttttttttgcttaaCTAATATATACTGCCTTTTCAGGagagtataaaaaaataggaaaataaatatattcagaaaaataaaaagacattttttatcatctttttttttaatactatttaaaaggaaaataaatcatgAAAGCaagaaattattatattttttctacttCGATATTACATATGGGTTATCCACTTTCTTAttacaatttatttaaaacacaattttatgtatttcaTTCCTTTAgctattaaaattttttcatttttttgtttaattacATTCTTTTTATGAAAGCATATGCGATATCCATACAAATAGCGAAATCACATTACTCCATATACAATAAGGGAAATTATCACATAAtgccaaataaaaaattgataagCTATTGCGTAAATATACTAAGTAGTAATTCATATAAgcttcatatatattttttttaaatatatgcatatatttttttgttattacaaagtcataaaattatatctttttctCAATCCCAGAATTAGTTCAtatgtgtaaaaaaatatgaatattaaaatttgtattttcaaataaatacatcATGGCTCTTTTAAATCAATCTCCTTAGATATAccattattcttttttttacattccgtgtacataatatttatgtaatataagggaaagaaaaaaaaaaaaagcttaaattttatgaacagTTCAGCACAAAATTGACTTATTGTTTTCCAAAATAGCTAGACAATTAAACAaagagaaatatatttccaaGAAATAAAACTAATATCTCTATATATTCCCCTTtactataatttatatgataaaaattattatgaatggatgattttataaatgatgaaataaattcaaCTGATGAAAATGAGCCTGTTTTACTTGAAATTAACGATTTAATAAAAGCAAAATGGAGGAAGGACAGGGGTAACAAAAATACGTATTTGAATTCTTCAAGTGTGTATTATTACAGACCACAATTGACAGCACATAATCCTGTCGATGATTTAGGTGACTACAATGATGGTGAAAGAGACGATGAGTGTTTACTTTCCCATGATAAAACTTCAAATCATATTAAGAAAGAACgttatgataaaaaatcgttcataaattatttcaaattaatgtttttacactcaaaattaacaaattattatgaacaaggaattaataaaatgaaaaatctttttactaatgaaaaaaaaaaagaaaatgatttttttgGTTACCCAGATAATTTTCCATCTgaatatttgaatatattagCAACTcgtttatattattcaaaagttacaaaatatttatatttttttgttattatcttaaatattt
It encodes the following:
- a CDS encoding plasmepsin IX, putative, translating into MFFLNFKKLRKNYFLALLTHPTITVLFFIYIFNFVTSDYAHLNKKSNNLPSLKNDQEYNKQNIQPCNSCVNCSVCIHENAEPQDILPLVAVPSRRKYFYEQDRSKDDDLNDFPVEDKINENDERTEYDNDYSQNELSKKKKKMYNFIENHNEMPDMDNDVTDEEYEENMEEENMEEENTTNLESNYENTFNSEKEDSTDSKVILPLQQLKDSQYVGFIQIGNPPQTIRPIFDTGSTNIWIVSTKCKDKTCLKVHRYNHKLSDTFKYYTPRTNLDIMFGTGIIQGTIGIETFKIGPFKIENQSFGLVKREKGTDDKSNVFERINFEGIVGLAFPAMLSTGGNPIYENLMSSYNFPHNEFSIYIGMDNKYSALIFGGVEKKFFEGDIYMFPVVREYYWEIKFDGLYIDHQKFCCDSGSIVYDLKMKDENKHKKKYSMRKYFHKHHFNHKKIWLRKNHHTKRWKREKHFKPLNSDENYLIFDSGTSFNSVPKSEIKYFFKVVPPKECNDDNIDEVIDSYPNLTYVINNMPFTLTPSQYLIRKRNMCKPAFMEIEVSPEYGHAYILGNAAFMKHYYTVYRRGKGNNDSYVGIAKAVHTKENAEYLNSLHKERMEDEE
- a CDS encoding serine/threonine protein phosphatase 2A activator, putative; the encoded protein is MEDPNLSFKITNDEGVQKFMNSQTYQDIVNFISDLNKSVIGVEMKPLDKFILKTENNSNNTNTDNILFLSKNVYNILQLIKSMNGCIDKCPPIKHPTRFGNKAFPIFCDEYYKEVDHQLPNILNESGISNISEHTYQLSFYLKNSIGNKKRIDYGTGHELNFLLFLFCLNKLTFFSTPDHKHLVLVLYRQYLECVRRIQVIYTVEPAGSRGAWGLDDFQFLVFLFGAAQLSYNKEIQTNDVEKKELVELWAPKYLYFDALKYILMLKHAPFHESSQMLYDISGVKTWEKICSGLLKMYQAEIIQKRQILQHILFGKLIDF